Proteins encoded within one genomic window of Paraglaciecola psychrophila 170:
- the cobU gene encoding bifunctional adenosylcobinamide kinase/adenosylcobinamide-phosphate guanylyltransferase, which produces MIHLVLGGARSGKSRFALEQVLLLSEKTGLPVTFVATATASDPEMAQRIAYHEAERPDYWRLAEVPMDLNLLLAETEYLPEQILLIDCLTLWLNNQLFEYPGQNFKILFSELLDALQACKCDIFLVSNEVGLGIIPLGEASRQFVDQAGWLNQALAARVDKVTFIAAGLPIALKNTSK; this is translated from the coding sequence ATGATACATCTGGTACTAGGCGGAGCTCGTTCGGGCAAATCACGTTTTGCTTTAGAGCAAGTGCTGCTGCTAAGCGAAAAAACAGGTTTACCGGTTACGTTTGTTGCTACGGCTACGGCCAGCGATCCTGAAATGGCACAAAGAATTGCTTATCATGAAGCTGAACGCCCTGACTATTGGCGCTTGGCTGAGGTGCCAATGGATCTCAACTTACTTTTAGCAGAAACCGAATATTTACCTGAGCAAATTTTATTGATTGATTGTTTAACTTTGTGGCTGAATAATCAATTATTTGAGTACCCTGGACAAAATTTCAAAATCCTCTTCAGTGAATTGCTCGACGCCCTTCAAGCCTGTAAGTGTGACATCTTTTTAGTGTCCAACGAGGTTGGGTTAGGCATCATACCTTTGGGAGAAGCCAGTCGTCAGTTTGTCGATCAAGCAGGTTGGTTGAATCAAGCTTTGGCAGCCCGAGTGGATAAAGTGACCTTTATTGCAGCAGGTTTGCCTATTGCCTTAAAAAACACATCAAAATGA
- a CDS encoding adenosylcobinamide-GDP ribazoletransferase: MKTWLNYQLNLFLLALSFFSRLPMAKNIQYSPSKMRRATRYFPLVGWLLAVILVAVYVVIQPLVGSSPALCLLIILSLLMTGALHEDGIADTFDSFFGGYTQQHKLTIMKDSRIGTYGTCALVMALLSKFMLLSTLANQGMLVISLLVAYPLSRAMAISLVQDMYYISNHVPGSDSKSETLAKPFSPKNLNFVVITGAAACILLPFLTTIYLLVGCLILRYWLRFWINKHISGYTGDCLGTAQQLQELLIYLIILSNI, encoded by the coding sequence ATGAAAACATGGCTTAACTATCAGTTAAACTTATTTTTGCTGGCGCTGAGTTTTTTTAGTCGCCTGCCGATGGCTAAAAATATTCAATACAGCCCCAGTAAAATGCGCAGGGCAACTCGCTACTTCCCATTAGTGGGTTGGCTACTGGCAGTAATCCTAGTGGCTGTCTATGTCGTCATTCAGCCATTGGTTGGCAGCTCACCAGCCCTGTGTTTGTTAATCATACTTAGCCTACTGATGACAGGCGCATTACACGAAGATGGCATAGCAGACACCTTTGACAGTTTTTTTGGTGGTTATACACAACAGCATAAGTTGACCATTATGAAAGACAGCCGAATTGGCACTTATGGTACTTGTGCCTTAGTCATGGCATTACTTAGCAAATTTATGCTACTTAGCACCCTTGCCAATCAAGGTATGCTTGTTATTAGCTTATTAGTCGCTTATCCCTTATCTCGAGCTATGGCGATTAGCTTAGTGCAAGACATGTATTACATATCCAATCACGTTCCCGGTAGTGACAGTAAAAGCGAGACGCTTGCCAAACCTTTTAGCCCAAAAAATTTGAACTTCGTTGTCATAACAGGGGCAGCAGCTTGCATTTTGTTACCTTTTTTAACAACTATTTACTTGTTAGTAGGTTGCTTAATATTAAGATATTGGCTGCGATTTTGGATTAACAAACATATCAGTGGTTATACCGGAGATTGCTTAGGCACAGCACAACAACTACAAGAATTACTGATTTACCTCATAATTTTGTCGAACATATAA
- the cobT gene encoding nicotinate-nucleotide--dimethylbenzimidazole phosphoribosyltransferase encodes MHTPQHPVFTSEYWNIPQLDHAQLPDIQHHIDTKTKPIGALGQLESIAKKLSLTQGYHSGNYQYIEINHPTIMIFAADHGIAQNGVSIASSEVTRQMVANFLAGGAAINCFCYTLDIQIKIIDAGMLQPIETPHPMLINQSIASGTADFSIKPAMTHVQAEQCLFMGQQAAVQQLQTGTNVLGFGEMGIGNTSAASALLSVLTGLPAQQTTGIGTGITSEQLNKKIHLIDLALQRVQQRYASDTLDPQSALVEVGGFEIGQIVGAMLATASAGKNILVDGFIVSIAALIATRIAPQVQQFMLFAHCSAENAHQLLLKELNATPLLDLGLRLGEGTGAALAVPLLKVAANFYTNMATFDSAQVTV; translated from the coding sequence ATGCACACACCTCAACATCCGGTTTTTACATCTGAATATTGGAATATTCCACAACTGGATCACGCTCAGTTACCTGACATTCAACATCACATCGACACTAAAACCAAACCCATCGGCGCCTTAGGTCAGCTTGAAAGTATCGCTAAAAAGTTAAGCCTTACTCAAGGGTATCATTCAGGCAATTACCAATATATTGAAATAAACCACCCCACCATTATGATTTTTGCAGCCGACCACGGCATTGCACAAAACGGTGTGAGTATCGCGTCCAGTGAAGTGACTAGGCAAATGGTGGCAAACTTTTTAGCAGGCGGCGCGGCTATTAATTGTTTTTGTTACACCTTAGATATACAGATTAAAATCATTGATGCTGGCATGTTACAGCCAATAGAAACACCGCATCCTATGTTAATTAATCAGTCTATTGCCTCAGGCACAGCTGACTTTTCTATCAAACCTGCCATGACACATGTTCAAGCTGAACAATGTTTATTTATGGGTCAACAAGCCGCTGTACAACAATTACAAACAGGCACTAACGTATTGGGTTTTGGTGAGATGGGGATTGGCAATACTAGTGCCGCATCAGCCCTGTTGAGTGTTTTAACCGGTTTACCCGCCCAGCAAACCACAGGGATCGGAACAGGCATTACATCAGAACAATTAAATAAAAAAATCCACCTTATCGACCTTGCTCTTCAGCGAGTCCAACAACGATATGCAAGTGATACGTTAGATCCACAATCTGCATTAGTAGAAGTCGGTGGCTTTGAAATTGGCCAAATAGTGGGGGCTATGCTGGCCACTGCTAGCGCCGGTAAAAACATATTAGTCGATGGCTTTATTGTCTCGATTGCGGCTTTGATTGCCACTCGTATTGCGCCACAGGTACAACAATTTATGCTGTTTGCTCATTGTTCAGCAGAAAATGCCCATCAACTATTACTCAAAGAACTTAATGCCACACCATTATTAGATTTGGGTTTACGTTTAGGTGAAGGTACCGGTGCAGCTTTAGCGGTACCTTTACTTAAAGTTGCAGCCAATTTTTATACCAATATGGCGACTTTTGACAGTGCACAAGTCACTGTATGA
- a CDS encoding FecCD family ABC transporter permease — translation MNKKWIILCVLVFASPIGALFFGAADLSNSQLIHCITQGCQDPVNNMIFWEIRAPRVFVGFLVGAGLAVAGATLQNITRNGLADPYLFGVVSGAGLGASIATLLFDSKLAEQIGLMQIFPDLSFSLALPFAAFLGALFSVFLVQILVSKTFGSKTEHMLLAGIAVSFMLSALSHFLLFLGEPFAANKVIFWLMGSLARVEIWYAWVMLPVVVVSVAILLLYGRHMDALLLGDENAKTLGVQVARLRVLSLAICAALTACIVSYCGGIGFVGLMIPHIVRSWLGVTSRIVTIGCVLLGGCFMVWVDVLARVALPNQEIPIGIITSAIGSVFFLIVMSQKRS, via the coding sequence ATGAATAAAAAATGGATAATTTTATGTGTACTCGTGTTTGCATCACCTATTGGTGCACTGTTCTTTGGCGCCGCAGATTTATCTAATAGTCAGCTCATTCATTGTATAACCCAGGGTTGCCAAGACCCTGTGAACAATATGATTTTTTGGGAAATTCGTGCGCCCAGAGTATTTGTTGGGTTTTTAGTCGGCGCTGGGTTAGCAGTAGCGGGCGCCACTTTGCAAAATATCACCCGCAATGGTTTAGCCGACCCTTATTTATTTGGTGTGGTATCCGGTGCCGGATTAGGTGCCAGTATTGCCACTTTGCTATTTGACAGCAAGTTAGCTGAGCAAATTGGGCTGATGCAAATATTTCCTGATTTATCATTTTCATTGGCCTTACCTTTTGCTGCTTTTTTAGGCGCATTGTTCTCGGTATTTTTGGTACAAATTTTGGTGTCAAAAACCTTTGGCAGCAAAACCGAACATATGTTGCTGGCAGGCATAGCCGTGTCTTTTATGCTCAGTGCACTGAGTCATTTTTTATTGTTTTTAGGCGAACCTTTTGCCGCCAACAAAGTGATTTTTTGGCTAATGGGCAGCCTAGCCCGAGTAGAAATCTGGTATGCCTGGGTAATGCTGCCGGTAGTGGTGGTGAGCGTGGCAATATTGTTACTTTATGGCAGGCATATGGACGCACTTTTACTTGGCGATGAGAACGCTAAAACATTAGGCGTACAGGTCGCTCGTTTACGGGTTTTATCACTGGCAATTTGTGCCGCTCTCACCGCCTGCATTGTGTCTTACTGTGGTGGTATAGGTTTTGTTGGTTTGATGATCCCACATATCGTTAGAAGTTGGTTGGGCGTTACCAGCCGTATCGTCACCATAGGCTGCGTGTTACTCGGAGGATGTTTTATGGTGTGGGTTGATGTGTTGGCGCGTGTGGCACTGCCCAATCAAGAAATTCCCATTGGCATTATCACCTCTGCTATTGGCAGTGTGTTTTTTCTAATCGTAATGAGCCAAAAACGCAGTTAG
- a CDS encoding ABC transporter ATP-binding protein: protein MSNPCSLVANNVNLKIGQQQILSDVCLNVGSGKVMGVLGPNGAGKTSLLKMLSGQVASHHSVSWDNKTLTDYDPMSLAKQIAVVNQLNESVFALDLYQIVRMGLLPHKSLLSRQTPEDDKSISDAISRVGLDNKVHQSFNSLSGGEQQRGLIARALVQKAALIVLDEPVNHLDIYYQHQVLKLLRSLAHKLNITVVMSLHDLNLAANYCDHLCLLDQGEMVAQGPPEQVLTSQRLEQVFKIPCQIRHDTNNAVFRVDFYPPDELEIDLPQSIEKP from the coding sequence ATGTCTAACCCCTGCTCCCTTGTTGCCAACAATGTAAATCTAAAAATAGGTCAACAGCAGATATTGTCTGATGTGTGTCTTAATGTTGGCTCAGGCAAAGTCATGGGGGTGTTAGGCCCAAATGGTGCGGGGAAAACCAGCTTACTTAAAATGCTATCAGGGCAAGTAGCCAGTCATCATAGTGTCAGTTGGGATAATAAAACCCTAACAGATTACGATCCTATGTCTTTGGCAAAACAAATCGCAGTAGTGAATCAGCTAAACGAAAGTGTCTTTGCTTTAGACCTATACCAAATAGTGCGAATGGGCCTGTTACCTCACAAGTCATTGCTCAGTAGACAAACCCCCGAAGACGACAAAAGTATCAGCGATGCCATATCCCGGGTAGGACTGGATAACAAAGTTCATCAAAGTTTTAATTCCTTATCTGGTGGCGAACAACAGCGAGGTTTAATTGCCCGCGCCTTAGTGCAAAAAGCCGCACTGATTGTTCTAGACGAACCGGTTAATCATCTGGATATATATTATCAGCACCAGGTGCTTAAGTTGCTGCGCTCCCTAGCGCATAAGCTTAATATCACAGTGGTCATGAGTCTACATGACTTAAATTTAGCGGCTAATTATTGTGACCATCTGTGCTTATTAGACCAAGGTGAAATGGTCGCGCAAGGTCCGCCTGAACAGGTGCTTACCTCACAACGCTTAGAACAAGTATTTAAGATCCCTTGCCAAATAAGACATGACACTAACAATGCGGTATTTCGAGTTGACTTTTATCCACCTGATGAACTTGAAATAGACTTGCCACAGTCTATTGAGAAACCGTGA
- the sbcD gene encoding exonuclease subunit SbcD translates to MKLLHTSDWHLGQSFFTKSRKDEHQAFINWLLMQVEQQQVDAVIIAGDIFDTGTPPSYAREMYNQFVVDMQQLNCVLVVLGGNHDSVSTLNESKQILACLNTFVVASTGIAIDEQVFTIPDKSGQPGAILCAVPFIRARDVLQSTAGETGLQKRQALGDAIKQHYQTLYQIALLKQKEQKANGLNIPIIATGHLTALGVSQSESVRDIYIGTLDGFAADGFPPADYIALGHIHKPQIVAKSEHIRYCGSPIPLSFDELGTQKQVMLVEFSEALRTSLQPISIPIFQPMLVIKGDLAKIEKALQQLNADAKADIKVDISAQPFWLCLEVDTQDYLSDLQQRIQTMTQGLNVEVLQLRRTRNQRRQLLSQMQSETLAELTPEDVFEKRLAMETFDKSPEVDSEKTDEQHTTLQQVRQRFSQILSEVEHQGTDV, encoded by the coding sequence ATGAAGCTACTGCATACCTCTGACTGGCATTTAGGTCAGAGTTTTTTTACCAAAAGTCGCAAGGATGAACATCAGGCATTTATCAACTGGTTATTAATGCAAGTTGAACAGCAACAGGTTGATGCCGTGATCATAGCTGGGGATATTTTTGATACTGGCACTCCGCCCAGTTACGCACGAGAAATGTATAATCAGTTTGTGGTGGATATGCAACAGCTTAACTGTGTGTTGGTGGTGCTTGGCGGCAATCATGACTCGGTGTCTACGCTAAACGAATCCAAACAAATTCTGGCATGTTTAAATACATTTGTGGTGGCCAGCACCGGCATAGCAATTGACGAACAAGTGTTTACTATCCCCGATAAGTCAGGCCAGCCTGGGGCTATTTTATGTGCCGTGCCTTTTATCCGGGCCAGAGATGTGTTGCAAAGCACGGCAGGTGAAACCGGATTACAAAAACGCCAAGCTCTAGGCGATGCGATTAAGCAGCATTACCAAACACTTTATCAAATAGCCTTACTTAAACAAAAAGAACAAAAAGCAAACGGGCTAAATATCCCCATCATTGCTACCGGCCATTTAACCGCGCTAGGCGTCAGTCAATCTGAAAGTGTGCGTGACATTTACATCGGTACCTTAGACGGCTTTGCCGCAGACGGTTTCCCCCCTGCCGACTACATTGCACTGGGGCATATTCATAAACCGCAGATAGTAGCTAAGTCAGAACACATTCGTTATTGCGGCTCGCCTATTCCTTTAAGTTTTGATGAACTGGGCACCCAAAAGCAAGTGATGCTGGTGGAGTTTAGCGAAGCACTGCGCACCAGTTTACAACCTATCAGCATTCCTATTTTTCAGCCCATGTTAGTGATTAAGGGCGACCTTGCAAAAATTGAGAAAGCACTACAGCAGCTTAACGCTGATGCAAAAGCTGACATAAAAGTTGATATAAGTGCGCAGCCCTTCTGGTTATGTCTTGAGGTGGATACTCAGGATTATTTATCGGATCTGCAGCAGCGTATTCAAACTATGACACAGGGGCTAAATGTAGAGGTATTGCAACTGCGCCGCACGCGCAACCAGCGCAGACAATTACTTAGCCAAATGCAAAGTGAAACCCTTGCGGAATTAACCCCCGAAGACGTATTTGAAAAACGCTTAGCCATGGAGACATTTGATAAAAGCCCTGAAGTAGACTCAGAAAAAACCGATGAACAACACACCACACTGCAACAAGTGCGGCAACGGTTTAGCCAAATATTGTCTGAAGTAGAACATCAGGGGACGGATGTATGA